The following coding sequences are from one Dreissena polymorpha isolate Duluth1 chromosome 8, UMN_Dpol_1.0, whole genome shotgun sequence window:
- the LOC127840330 gene encoding uncharacterized protein LOC127840330: protein MELATNEMEADACWDRHSLTTLSFLCRQRSDQTYNQRIHLCTSWQCLVLQAGCELRQVNIAEQDRKKTAFVIKYGLFEHVKMGFGLCNAPATYSRVMNLVLRGLNWETMLAFLDDVVVLGSSFANNLANIREALERFRRHGLRLKAKKCVLFQQQVEFLGRLVSSNEIAMTDTDIKVVVDWPVHRSSKDVERFTGLANYHRVFIKNYSDIAAPLYRVTGKNNFRWEGEQQEAFDALKAALTSPPVLGLPNQIDDFILDTDASDVAIGAELIQLQHGEERVTAYGSFALTKEQRRYCTTRKELLAVVRFTRQFRHYLLGRPFVIRTDHSSLTWLLRFKEPQGQLARWMEELSQFNMVLQHRAGRKHANADALSRIPEGEWFDAGSCEIRSGDLPCGGCKHCQRADQWSAFTEDVDDAVPLALPTVRDFVRHMRVCTDMSTVRGNEDVRHIGVCTDISTVKGNGETGGVGYAVPLAPPTVREVVRDIGVCTDVSTGGGNGETEDVSDEAAASKGDNSGKPDPESQRYCPTLENLFLNSCRVDVLTVDGVFRICACGPEPEVEEPAGSNEFEPSSWGFTCADLIEAQLQDPDLGFILQWFNKGVEPGEAELFAASPGAKFYWLNKGQLAVIDGVLYQNTLASEGKLLVVPRSLREETIRLHHDIPSPGHQGVKRTKEKVKDKFAWYGLSKDVAGYVATCETCNRNKKSERKGKGPMTEYQAGAPMERVHLDFLGPLPKTRRGNEYILMMVDQFTKWVECVPLPTQTAEETAYAAVDHFFSRFGFPLQVFSDQGRNFESKLFTELCRVLEVHKARTTPYRPSANGQVERYNRTLMDAVRCYIGKHQNQWDQNLQQIAGALRASVNRSTGFTANRLMLGREVNTPASLMFPQKGEHFEEDNYAHQLAQDLQSAHECARGKLKAATKRMKRNYDLRLLERTYEVGDAVMDTSFEMDEILLLNDVDGLGPRSNPSWAAQMDDEDRAEQEVVEMDTSEIVPIAALDESSSYGDSELSSFQRTSEESSSYGNSVGIALT from the exons ATGGAGCTCGCGACCAATGAGATGGAAGCTGATGCCTGCTGGGACCGCCACTCCCTGACCACGCTCTCTTTCCTATGCAGACAGCGCAGTGACCAGACGTACAACCAGAGAATTCATTTGTGCACGAG CTGGCAGTGTCTGGTTCTCCAAGCTGGATGCGAACTCAGGCAAGTGAACATCGCGGAGCAGGACCGGAAGAAGACGGCGTTTGTCATCAAGTACGGTCTTTTCGAACATGTCAAGATGGGATTCGGACTCTGCAATGCCCCCGCGACCTATTCCCGGGTTATGAACCTGGTACTTCGAGGTCTCAATTGGGAGACCATGCTGGCTTTTCTCGATGATGTCGTCGTCCTAGGTAGCTCCTTTGCCAACAATCTGGCCAATATAAGGGAAGCCCTGGAAAGGTTCCGGCGGCACGGGTTGAGGCTAAAGGCCAAGAAGTGCGTCCTTTTCCAGCAGCAGGTGGAGTTCTTGGGCCGCCTGGTGAGCAGCAACGAGATCGCCATGACTGATACCGATATCAAAGTAGTTGTAGACTGGCCTGTGCACAGGAGCTCCAAAGATGTTGAGCGGTTTACTGGTCTGGCAAATTATCATAGAGTGTTCATTAAGAACTACTCGGACATAGCGGCACCATTGTATCGAGTCACGGGCAAGAACAACTTCAGATGGGAAGGTGAACAGCAGGAGGCGTTTGACGCATTAAAGGCGGCGTTAACGTCTCCCCCGGTGCTGGGCCTTCCAAACCAGATTGATGACTTTATCCTAGATACAGACGCGTCGGACGTCGCAATAGGCGCAGAGTTGATACAGCTTCAGCACGGTGAAGAACGGGTGACAGCCTACGGTAGCTTCGCCCTTACCAAAGAGCAGAGGCGGTATTGTACCACCAGAAAAGAGCTTCTGGCAGTAGTACGGTTCACGCGTCAATTCCGACATTACTTGTTAGGCAGACCTTTCGTTATCAGGACTGACCACTCAAGTTTAACATGGCTGTTGCGTTTTAAGGAGCCTCAGGGGCAGCTGGCGAGATGGATGGAAGAACTGTCTCAGTTTAACATGGTGCTGCAACACAGGGCAGGCCGGAAGCATGCGAATGCGGATGCTCTCTCTCGTATACCGGAAGGGGAGTGGTTCGATGCGGGATCATGCGAGATCCGGTCCGGAGATTTGCCATGTGGGGGATGCAAGCACTGCCAGCGAGCAGATCAGTGGAGCGCGTTCACTGAAGACGTCGATGATGCGGTTCCGTTGGCGCTACCTACAGTTCGCGACTTTGTCCGTCACATGAGGGTGTGTACCGACATGAGCACTGTAaggggcaacg AAGatgtccgtcacattggggtgtgcaccgacatAAGCACTGTAAAgggcaacggtgagactggcgGGGTCGGTTATGCAGTTCCGTTGGCACCGCCAACAGTGCGCGAAGTCGTCCGTgacattggggtgtgcaccgacgTAAGCACTGGAGGGGGCAATGGTGAGACTGAGGATGTCAGTGACGAAGCAGCAGCATCCAAGGGAGACAACAGTGGCAAGCCGGATCCTGAGTCACAGAGGTATTGTCCGACTTTAGAAAACTTGTTTCTTAATTCGTGTCGGGTTGATGTGTTAACGGTTGATGGTGTTTTCCGGATATGTGCATGTGGTCCAGAACCGGAAGTGGAGGAGCCGGCTGGGTCAAATGAGTTTGAACCCAGCAGTTGGGGTTTCACGTGTGCCGACTTAATAGAGGCACAACTGCAGGATCCAGATCTTGGTTTCATTCTGCAGTGGTTCAACAAGGGGGTGGAACCCGGGGAAGCAGAACTGTTTGCGGCAAGCCCTGGAGCCAAGTTTTATTGGTTAAACAAGGGGCAATTAGCAGTGATAGACGGGGTGTTGTATCAAAATACCCTCGCATCAGAGGGAAAGCTGTTGGTAGTGCCAAGGTCGCTGAGAGAGGAGACCATCCGGTTGCATCATGACATACCTTCACCGGGTCACCAGGGTGTCAAGAGAACGAAGGAGAAGGTGAAGGATAAATTTGCCTGGTATGGTTTGAGCAAGGATGTTGCTGGGTATGTGGCTACCTGTGAGACCTGCAACCGGAACAAGAAGTCGGAGCGGAAGGGGAAAGGTCCTATGACTGAGTACCAGGCTGGAGCCCCAATGGAGAGGGTCCATTTAGATTTTTTAGGTCCATTGCCAAAGACGCGCCGAGGCAATGAGTATATACTCATGATGGTGGACCAGTTCACCAAGTGGGTCGAGTGTGTCCCGTTACCAACGCAGACGGCGGAGGAGACGGCTTATGCCGCGGTTGACCATTTCTTCTCGAGATTCGGTTTCCCCCTTCAGGTCTTTTCTGATCAGGGGCGTAATTTTGAGTCCAAGTTGTTTACAGAGTTATGCAGGGTTCTTGAAGTTCATAAGGCCCGTACCACACCGTATCGTCCGTCCGCCAACGGTCAGGTAGAGCGTTACAATCGAACGCTGATGGACGCTGTCCGGTGTTATATAGGTAAACACCAGAACCAGTGGGACCAGAACCTGCAGCAGATAGCGGGTGCATTGCGCGCATCCGTCAACCGTAGTACGGGTTTCACGGCCAACAGGCTGATGTTGGGCAGAGAGGTCAACACCCCTGCAAGTCTGATGTTTCCCCAAAAGGGGGAGCATTTCGAAGAGGACAATTATGCGCATCAGTTGGCACAAGACCTACAATCGGCCCATGAGTGTGCTAGGGGCAAACTCAAGGCCGCTACAAAACGCATGAAGCGAAATTATGATCTCCGATTGCTGGAGCGCACCTACGAGGTGGGCGATGCCGT CATGGACACTAGCTTTGAGATGGATGAGATTCTGCTTTTAAATGATGTGGATGGGTTGGGCCCTCGATCTAACCCAAGTTGGGCGGCACAGATGGACGACGAAGACAGGGCGGAACAGGAGGTTGTCGAGATGGACACTAGCGAGATCGTCCCGATCGCAGCCCTAGAtgagtcgtctagctacggggactct gagttgtccagttttcagagaACGTCAGaggaatcgtctagctacgggaactctgtcggcatagccCTTACatag